A window of the Thiomicrospira microaerophila genome harbors these coding sequences:
- a CDS encoding response regulator, whose protein sequence is MPNYPNPSASCDSPADALLDAMSEYVFIKDDHFRYVVVNKALEEFFGLAKAQIYGKTDLDLMGEEKGQVCLASDREVLSRQALVISEETMANRVYETHKFPLKWGHDKTGIGSVIFDVTEKRQAEDALKNALKLADEANRAKSEFLANMSHEIRTPMNGIIGMSELGLKETEPQKMQHELLRVNQSARLLLGIINDILDFSKIEADKLELDPQPFQLSQLKDELTDLFEGLAQDKGVTLIVGCVCKDNCVQCLYGDNLRLRQILTNLLGNAIKFTEQGEVRLTIKLDSQTDNESEVFLSFDIQDTGIGMTVEQQQKLFTAFTQADTSITRKHGGTGLGLVISRRLVKLMGGEDIYIKSQPNKGSSFSFSVPMMACNAQQQTQLNTQVKRTEQTQLTGRVLVVEDNEINQEVAVNMLTQLGLQVELAENGQIAVEKVQQQTFDLILMDIQMPVMDGYQACRVIRQFNQITPIIALTAAAMVEDKNKALAVGMSDHLAKPLNSDALYRVLSENLTFQVKTKPVLLIVCQDKQQLRTLAQQAQADYQVKVANDEAHAMKLIENNRINQAWLVADIAEKTVLIEHLKRFQVDYSNY, encoded by the coding sequence ATGCCAAACTACCCAAACCCTTCAGCCTCATGTGATTCCCCTGCCGATGCATTATTGGATGCAATGAGTGAATATGTGTTTATTAAGGATGATCATTTTCGTTATGTCGTGGTCAACAAAGCACTAGAGGAGTTTTTTGGCTTAGCGAAAGCACAAATTTATGGCAAAACAGATTTGGATTTAATGGGCGAGGAAAAGGGGCAGGTTTGTTTAGCTTCGGATAGGGAAGTGTTGTCACGGCAAGCACTGGTGATTAGCGAAGAAACGATGGCGAACCGTGTATATGAAACCCATAAGTTTCCTTTGAAATGGGGTCATGACAAAACCGGTATTGGTTCGGTCATTTTTGACGTGACTGAAAAAAGACAAGCAGAAGATGCGTTAAAAAACGCGTTAAAACTCGCAGATGAAGCTAATCGCGCCAAGTCGGAGTTTCTTGCCAATATGAGTCATGAGATCCGCACACCGATGAATGGCATTATTGGTATGTCAGAATTGGGTTTAAAAGAAACCGAACCGCAAAAAATGCAACATGAACTTCTGCGGGTTAATCAATCTGCACGGCTATTGCTAGGCATTATCAACGATATTCTCGACTTCTCAAAAATCGAGGCGGATAAGTTAGAACTCGATCCACAGCCGTTTCAATTGTCGCAACTCAAAGACGAACTGACGGATTTATTTGAAGGCTTGGCGCAAGACAAAGGCGTAACTCTCATAGTGGGTTGTGTCTGTAAAGATAATTGTGTGCAGTGTTTATATGGCGATAATCTTCGACTACGTCAAATCTTGACTAATTTACTAGGCAATGCGATTAAGTTTACCGAGCAGGGTGAAGTCCGTTTGACTATCAAGCTTGATAGTCAAACGGACAACGAATCAGAGGTTTTTTTAAGCTTTGACATTCAAGACACTGGCATCGGCATGACCGTTGAACAACAGCAAAAACTCTTTACTGCTTTCACCCAAGCCGACACCAGCATCACCCGAAAACACGGCGGCACTGGCTTAGGCTTGGTTATCAGTCGCCGCTTAGTTAAGTTAATGGGCGGTGAAGACATTTATATCAAAAGCCAGCCGAACAAAGGCTCAAGCTTTAGTTTTAGTGTGCCGATGATGGCCTGTAACGCACAACAACAAACCCAACTCAACACCCAAGTCAAACGCACTGAGCAAACCCAACTAACAGGCCGCGTGTTAGTGGTTGAGGACAATGAAATTAACCAAGAAGTCGCCGTCAATATGCTCACGCAACTCGGGTTGCAGGTTGAGCTGGCAGAAAATGGTCAGATCGCGGTAGAAAAAGTCCAGCAACAGACTTTTGATTTGATTCTGATGGATATTCAAATGCCGGTAATGGATGGCTACCAGGCCTGCCGAGTAATTCGCCAGTTTAATCAAATCACTCCGATTATTGCCCTAACTGCTGCTGCGATGGTCGAAGACAAAAACAAAGCCTTAGCGGTGGGGATGAGCGACCATCTTGCCAAGCCCCTCAATTCGGACGCCTTGTATCGGGTATTAAGCGAAAATTTAACATTTCAAGTGAAAACAAAACCAGTTTTATTAATCGTTTGTCAAGACAAACAGCAATTGAGAACGCTCGCACAACAAGCGCAAGCCGACTATCAAGTTAAAGTGGCCAATGATGAGGCGCATGCCATGAAGTTAATAGAAAACAACAGGATAAACCAGGCCTGGTTGGTGGCTGATATAGCAGAGAAAACGGTATTGATCGAACACCTCAAACGTTTTCAAGTGGACTATAGCAACTATTAG
- a CDS encoding response regulator, with protein sequence MKSKTHYSLRKIVLMGTASIFVLSVLTFGFAASHFTKSMLIEKTDVRLYSAATFLQALLGEDYHDTILDENSVSAETFNHILDRNDALARQLDLQYLWSVLVIDEEIVFTSATRSDLTNPHSAHAHFFEIHSDPGAFSAALKAELQQPVFSSFTNQWGEGRMVLVSSIDEKGRRYIVGASVQLTELNALIQSTLLKVFFATTLLFAFIWLIASLLLNRIAATMLTISQSADQMAKGNLDTTLPEPSIDEMHQLCEALDAMRLNLKEKIATIAGDISALKKSEEEIVASNQILTMIAKRAKLSDTLDALCRFTEKMDDNILSSVLLVDPSNDKILLQGAAPSLPADYNALMEAGLPIAPNVGTCGTAAYTGQLAVAADIQQDPRWLPYTAFIDKTREHGLLACWSMPMISSHGVVMGSFANYCRKVGQPSSENLRILEWAVNVATMAVEKHYAEQALEMAKQQAEEANRAKSEFLANMSHEIRTPMNGIIGMSELGLKDTDPQKMHHQLERVNQSGRLLLGIINDILDFSKIEAGKLELDPQPFQVAQLRDELKDLFEGLAQDKGLVFSVQCYCKDSCVQCLYGDNLRLRQVLTNLIGNAIKFTQQGEVILACKFNLGQDNQPWLHFDIQDTGIGMTTEQQQKLFKAFTQADTSITRKHGGTGLGLVISHRLVKLMGGNDIQIRSQPNKGSIFSFSVPMMDCNSKQQAQLNIQTKIVEQTQLSGRVLLVEDNEINQEVAVNMLTQLGLQVELADNGQIAVEKAQQQTFDVILMDIQMPVMDGYQACLAIRAFNSTIPIIALTAAAMVEDKNKALAVGMNDHLAKPFNSEALYRILSENLTSQATSKPVLLIICEDKQQLKTLAHQAQADYQVKVANDVGHAIKLIKNTNIHQAWVLGFEDGVLIEHLKRKAIPFMHRVE encoded by the coding sequence ATGAAAAGTAAAACGCATTACTCGTTAAGAAAAATTGTACTGATGGGGACGGCCTCAATTTTTGTGCTTTCGGTGCTGACCTTTGGTTTTGCAGCGTCTCATTTTACGAAGTCTATGTTGATAGAAAAAACCGATGTCCGACTTTACTCAGCCGCCACTTTTTTGCAGGCATTATTGGGTGAAGATTACCATGACACTATCTTGGATGAAAATTCTGTTTCTGCCGAAACGTTCAACCACATTCTTGATCGTAATGATGCCTTAGCGCGTCAATTGGATTTGCAATACCTTTGGAGTGTATTAGTGATTGACGAGGAGATTGTTTTTACATCGGCAACTCGTTCAGATTTAACCAATCCACATTCTGCGCATGCGCATTTTTTTGAGATTCATTCCGACCCGGGTGCATTTAGCGCGGCGTTAAAGGCTGAACTACAACAGCCGGTTTTTTCCTCGTTCACCAATCAGTGGGGTGAGGGTCGGATGGTTTTGGTTTCGAGTATTGATGAAAAAGGGCGGCGTTATATTGTCGGGGCAAGTGTTCAGTTAACCGAGTTGAATGCACTTATCCAATCCACTTTACTAAAGGTTTTCTTCGCTACCACTTTGTTATTTGCCTTTATTTGGTTAATTGCCAGCTTATTACTGAATCGTATTGCTGCAACGATGTTGACGATAAGCCAGTCAGCCGATCAAATGGCAAAAGGAAATCTTGATACCACGTTACCTGAACCGAGTATTGATGAAATGCATCAGCTTTGTGAGGCATTGGATGCCATGCGGCTTAATTTAAAAGAGAAAATTGCCACGATTGCGGGTGACATCAGCGCACTTAAAAAATCCGAAGAGGAAATTGTTGCAAGTAATCAGATTCTTACGATGATTGCAAAGCGTGCTAAATTGTCTGATACGCTAGATGCACTTTGCCGGTTTACCGAAAAAATGGACGATAATATTCTTTCCTCGGTTTTATTAGTTGACCCCTCAAACGATAAGATTTTATTACAGGGCGCGGCACCGAGTTTGCCGGCTGATTACAATGCCTTGATGGAAGCAGGCCTGCCGATCGCGCCGAATGTTGGTACCTGCGGTACGGCTGCTTACACGGGGCAACTTGCGGTTGCAGCTGATATTCAGCAGGATCCACGTTGGCTGCCCTACACGGCATTTATTGATAAAACGCGTGAGCATGGCTTACTTGCTTGCTGGTCAATGCCGATGATTTCTTCTCATGGTGTTGTGATGGGTTCGTTTGCTAATTACTGTCGAAAAGTTGGTCAACCGTCTAGTGAGAACCTGCGTATTTTAGAATGGGCGGTGAATGTCGCGACGATGGCGGTAGAAAAACACTATGCAGAGCAAGCGTTAGAGATGGCCAAACAACAAGCTGAGGAGGCTAATCGCGCTAAGTCGGAGTTTCTCGCTAATATGAGCCATGAAATCCGCACACCGATGAACGGTATTATCGGCATGTCGGAGCTGGGCTTAAAGGATACCGACCCGCAAAAAATGCACCACCAGCTTGAACGGGTGAATCAATCTGGGCGTTTATTGTTGGGTATTATCAATGATATTCTCGACTTCTCAAAAATTGAAGCGGGTAAGCTAGAGCTTGATCCGCAACCGTTTCAAGTGGCGCAACTTAGAGATGAGTTAAAAGATTTATTTGAAGGTTTGGCGCAAGACAAAGGCTTGGTGTTTAGTGTGCAGTGTTACTGCAAAGACAGTTGCGTGCAGTGCTTGTATGGTGACAATCTCCGGCTGCGTCAGGTGTTGACGAATTTAATTGGCAATGCGATTAAATTTACCCAACAGGGTGAAGTGATTCTGGCCTGTAAATTTAACCTTGGACAAGATAACCAGCCTTGGTTGCATTTTGATATCCAAGACACTGGCATCGGCATGACAACTGAACAACAACAAAAATTGTTCAAAGCCTTCACCCAAGCCGATACCAGCATCACCCGCAAGCACGGCGGCACTGGCTTAGGCTTGGTGATCAGTCACCGCTTAGTCAAGTTAATGGGCGGTAATGACATCCAGATCCGAAGCCAACCAAATAAAGGTTCAATCTTTAGCTTTAGTGTGCCGATGATGGACTGTAATTCTAAACAACAAGCCCAGCTCAATATCCAGACCAAAATTGTCGAGCAAACACAACTCTCAGGCCGCGTGTTATTAGTTGAAGATAATGAAATCAACCAAGAAGTCGCTGTCAATATGCTCACGCAACTCGGGTTACAGGTTGAGCTGGCCGATAACGGCCAAATCGCGGTGGAAAAAGCACAACAACAGACTTTTGATGTCATTTTAATGGATATTCAAATGCCGGTAATGGACGGTTACCAGGCCTGCTTAGCGATTCGTGCATTTAATTCAACTATTCCGATTATTGCCTTAACCGCGGCCGCAATGGTTGAAGATAAAAACAAAGCCTTAGCAGTGGGAATGAACGATCATCTCGCCAAACCATTTAATTCAGAAGCCCTGTATCGGATATTAAGTGAAAACTTAACATCGCAGGCAACATCAAAACCGGTTTTATTAATCATATGCGAAGACAAACAGCAACTCAAAACCCTGGCACATCAAGCCCAAGCTGATTATCAAGTCAAAGTAGCGAATGATGTGGGGCATGCAATAAAGCTGATAAAAAACACTAATATTCACCAGGCATGGGTTCTGGGTTTCGAGGATGGGGTTTTGATTGAACATTTAAAACGTAAAGCTATCCCATTTATGCATCGGGTTGAATAA
- a CDS encoding EAL domain-containing protein has product MASNAGLRMKIYQFFSVLLCIFPALVFASQTSPEHSADRVYNLAVLAFQDKSVTLTRWQPLADYLSEKIEKSRFELNAYHNEEMEQAVASGEVDFVFTQPSQYVLLTYRHQLSSPLASLLNKDGNAVTDHFGGVIFTQAGRDDISRLEDVKGKRVAGASLTGLGAYQMQAYELLQHGVRLPQDVDLMITGQPQRNAVEAVLAGEADVGFVRTGVFEALAERGLVDVSQLKLLNAQRLSNFPYVTSTRLYPEWAFAALPAVDSEVIRLVAAALLAIPREGELAQSMQIAGFTIAGDYRTIDSLMRELRLEPFDDFSLSAQDVVTWWFTQIVIGLVIFFITVIAVIGVLLQRQHQLRHERNRLEQALEKLRLLNQVVEQSPEAIVITDLQARISYINPAFEQTTCYILSEVEGKNPRILNSGQTPLQVFETMWETLKKGRVWRGELINKRKNGEVYPSQAIISPVKDKNGKTTHYLAIQRDISQRKQREQRIDELLYRDPITGLANRNRLIELMDKQLHHQENGNFALLLLNIARFKFINQLHGVDVGDAVLVAVAKRLENRLTPKDVVIARLAADEFAIFCMLDNLHDQTLEHLAESAMDLFHSPFKIKGEAFLFDVAIGVAPLKALTSPSRSSELINQVFNQAGLALKKVRNQGSKGFSLFNQRLLDDSLAKHQLQVELAKGIAQDELRLFVQPQVNQQRQLTGLECLVRWQHPQQGLLLPGRFIAMAEESDLILALGDWVLKRACFALAEIQQIKADIQMAVNISPRHFRQRDFVEQVRGCLAQANARPSGLMIEITESLFLDEMDEVLAKMTELKRLGVRFSIDDFGTGYSSLSYLQQLPVDELKIDRAFILGMARFGEERSLVPSIYAMAQQMQLRVIAEGIETEEQCSQLSRFSQLEMQGFLFAKPKAYQAWLIEWQKTKML; this is encoded by the coding sequence ATGGCATCTAATGCGGGTTTAAGAATGAAGATCTATCAATTTTTTAGCGTATTGCTGTGCATTTTTCCTGCGTTGGTCTTTGCGAGTCAAACTAGCCCCGAACATTCAGCGGATAGGGTCTATAACTTGGCGGTGTTGGCCTTTCAGGATAAATCCGTGACCCTGACGCGTTGGCAACCTTTGGCGGATTATTTATCTGAAAAAATTGAAAAAAGTCGTTTTGAGTTGAATGCTTATCATAATGAAGAAATGGAGCAGGCGGTCGCTTCGGGTGAGGTTGATTTTGTGTTCACTCAGCCGTCGCAATATGTGTTGCTCACCTATCGTCATCAACTGAGTTCGCCACTCGCTTCACTATTAAACAAGGATGGCAATGCGGTTACTGATCATTTTGGCGGGGTTATTTTTACGCAAGCAGGGCGTGATGATATTTCGCGTTTAGAGGATGTTAAAGGTAAGCGGGTCGCAGGTGCATCGTTAACCGGATTGGGCGCCTATCAAATGCAGGCCTATGAGCTGTTGCAACATGGTGTGCGTTTGCCTCAAGACGTGGATTTGATGATTACTGGCCAACCTCAGCGCAATGCGGTTGAGGCAGTATTGGCAGGTGAAGCCGATGTTGGCTTTGTGCGTACGGGGGTATTCGAGGCTTTAGCGGAGCGCGGACTGGTTGATGTGTCGCAACTCAAGCTTCTTAATGCGCAGCGTTTGTCCAATTTTCCTTATGTCACCAGTACGCGGCTTTACCCGGAATGGGCGTTTGCGGCTTTGCCCGCTGTTGATAGCGAAGTGATCAGATTGGTCGCTGCAGCATTATTGGCGATTCCTCGGGAAGGCGAGTTGGCGCAATCGATGCAAATTGCCGGTTTCACGATTGCGGGGGATTATCGAACGATTGATAGTTTAATGCGTGAGTTGCGTTTAGAGCCGTTTGATGATTTTAGTTTGAGCGCCCAAGATGTGGTGACCTGGTGGTTTACCCAGATTGTGATAGGTTTGGTTATATTTTTTATTACGGTGATTGCTGTAATAGGTGTTTTGTTACAACGTCAACATCAGCTTCGGCATGAACGTAATCGCTTGGAGCAGGCGTTGGAAAAATTACGATTGTTAAACCAGGTGGTAGAGCAAAGTCCTGAAGCGATTGTTATTACCGATTTGCAAGCGAGAATCAGTTATATCAACCCCGCTTTTGAGCAAACCACCTGCTATATCTTGTCAGAGGTTGAAGGTAAAAATCCAAGGATATTGAATTCAGGGCAAACGCCATTGCAGGTGTTTGAGACCATGTGGGAAACGCTTAAAAAAGGTCGGGTGTGGCGAGGAGAGTTAATTAATAAACGCAAAAATGGTGAAGTTTATCCTAGCCAAGCGATTATTTCACCAGTTAAGGATAAGAATGGAAAAACCACCCATTATTTAGCGATTCAGCGCGATATTAGCCAGCGTAAGCAACGTGAACAGCGGATTGATGAATTGCTTTATCGTGATCCGATAACAGGTCTAGCCAATCGGAACCGTTTAATTGAGTTAATGGATAAGCAGTTGCATCACCAAGAAAATGGAAATTTTGCTTTGTTGCTGTTAAATATCGCGCGGTTTAAATTTATTAATCAATTGCATGGTGTGGATGTCGGTGATGCAGTATTGGTGGCGGTAGCTAAACGTTTAGAAAATAGATTGACGCCAAAAGATGTAGTGATTGCGCGTTTGGCAGCGGATGAATTTGCTATTTTTTGTATGCTAGATAACTTGCATGACCAGACGCTAGAGCACTTGGCAGAATCTGCAATGGATTTATTCCATTCGCCTTTTAAAATAAAAGGCGAGGCGTTTTTATTTGATGTAGCGATTGGGGTCGCCCCTTTAAAAGCCTTAACTTCACCGTCTAGGAGCAGTGAACTGATTAATCAGGTTTTTAACCAAGCAGGTTTGGCTTTAAAGAAGGTGCGTAATCAAGGCAGTAAGGGTTTTAGTCTGTTTAACCAAAGGTTATTGGATGATTCACTCGCCAAACATCAACTGCAGGTTGAACTAGCAAAAGGCATCGCGCAGGATGAACTAAGGTTGTTTGTTCAACCTCAAGTTAATCAGCAGCGTCAATTGACGGGGCTAGAATGTTTGGTACGTTGGCAACATCCGCAGCAGGGGTTGTTGTTACCCGGTCGGTTTATTGCGATGGCCGAAGAGTCCGATTTAATTTTGGCTCTTGGTGATTGGGTGTTGAAACGTGCTTGTTTTGCTTTAGCCGAAATACAACAGATTAAAGCTGATATTCAAATGGCAGTAAATATTAGCCCACGTCATTTTAGACAGCGTGATTTTGTTGAGCAGGTTAGGGGTTGTTTAGCTCAAGCCAATGCCAGGCCGAGCGGGTTAATGATTGAGATTACAGAAAGTTTGTTTTTGGATGAAATGGATGAAGTCCTTGCCAAAATGACCGAGTTAAAACGACTGGGTGTGCGTTTTTCGATTGATGATTTTGGTACAGGTTATTCGTCTTTAAGTTATTTGCAACAATTACCCGTGGATGAGTTAAAAATTGATCGGGCATTTATTTTAGGCATGGCGCGTTTTGGTGAAGAACGTAGTTTAGTTCCCTCCATTTATGCGATGGCGCAGCAGATGCAACTGCGGGTTATTGCTGAGGGCATTGAAACGGAGGAACAGTGTTCGCAATTAAGTCGGTTTAGTCAATTAGAAATGCAAGGGTTTTTGTTTGCCAAACCTAAAGCTTACCAGGCCTGGTTGATTGAATGGCAGAAAACTAAGATGTTGTAA
- a CDS encoding PAS domain S-box protein — MVSKTDLQGTIIYANESFVEASGFQLDELLGQPHNMLRHPDVPSAVFKDFWQTIQAGKPWSQIVKNRRKNCDHYWVVANASPIFENGKITGYISIRRSASSEQILQAEQAYNAIANKQVKLVNGEPDSWTKRLNFFAHWNPLVTIIPATILAVVMEIQAIFTGERAGWLNYLVIFLTLLSTFHVMHFLARINVSIRDIENISNGDHNQSINTFGNNTAGRLSRRIKSTQINLSFEDNEVKTALLRSQRLSAGLDQLNANMMLLDQTGTVIYVNAALRQYFSKLMGRGDKTVQGLNLIDLVGRNAHELFRDYPYVNQACQKLDRTQIHTLLYSPSFGAG; from the coding sequence TTGGTTTCTAAAACCGATTTACAAGGAACAATTATTTATGCTAATGAGTCATTTGTTGAAGCAAGTGGTTTTCAGCTAGATGAGTTATTGGGGCAACCCCATAATATGTTACGTCATCCTGATGTGCCCTCGGCGGTTTTTAAGGATTTTTGGCAAACAATTCAGGCAGGTAAGCCTTGGTCGCAGATTGTGAAGAATCGTCGTAAAAATTGTGATCACTATTGGGTGGTTGCGAATGCTTCACCTATCTTTGAAAACGGCAAAATCACGGGTTATATCAGCATCAGGCGTTCAGCCAGCTCTGAGCAGATTCTGCAGGCCGAACAAGCTTATAACGCCATCGCCAATAAACAAGTAAAGCTTGTGAATGGTGAGCCGGATAGTTGGACTAAGCGGCTGAATTTCTTTGCGCATTGGAATCCATTGGTCACTATTATTCCGGCAACTATTTTGGCTGTGGTTATGGAAATTCAAGCAATTTTTACTGGCGAACGTGCTGGCTGGTTAAATTATCTGGTTATTTTCTTAACACTTTTGTCAACCTTTCATGTCATGCACTTTTTGGCGCGTATTAATGTCAGTATTCGGGATATTGAGAATATATCTAATGGTGATCATAACCAATCCATTAATACTTTTGGTAATAACACGGCAGGGCGTTTAAGTCGTCGGATTAAGTCAACACAAATTAATTTGAGTTTTGAAGACAATGAAGTGAAAACAGCCTTGTTACGTTCACAGCGCCTGTCTGCAGGCTTGGATCAATTGAATGCAAACATGATGTTGCTAGATCAAACTGGCACGGTTATTTATGTGAATGCCGCATTGCGGCAGTATTTTAGCAAGTTGATGGGTAGGGGTGACAAAACGGTTCAAGGGTTAAATTTGATCGATCTAGTGGGTAGAAATGCTCATGAGTTGTTTAGAGACTATCCTTATGTTAACCAGGCCTGCCAAAAATTGGATCGAACACAGATCCATACGTTATTGTATTCGCCAAGCTTTGGCGCAGGATGA
- a CDS encoding DUF2130 domain-containing protein: MNEIKCPHCGKAFKIDESGYADILKQVRDSEFEQQIHDRLALAEKDKHNAIELAKEQLMRQLEKTSSEREGKIQDLQAKLEAAELNKNLAVSESIKQVERERDALANQLQQTQKEVEMTAQLASSNLLRELQEAEAKKDAEIQRLKAQLEATATQQKLAVQDAVSQLNQERHQLQTSLEKATLEKQLSEQALKARYEIQLKDRDEAIERLKDMKAKLSTKMVGETLEQHCETEFNRLRATAFPLAYFEKDNDASRGSKGDYIFRDKDANGTEIVSIMFEMKNETDTTATKKKNEDFLKELDKDRNEKGCEYAVLVSLLEADNEFYNTGIADMSYRYPKMYVIRPQFFIPMITLLRNAAMKSLEYKTELALVKAQNIDVTNFEEDLEAFKSGFARNYELAEKKFKTAIDEIDKTITHLQKTKEALLGSENNLRIANNKAQDVTVKKLTRKNPTMKAMFDELNN; the protein is encoded by the coding sequence GTGAACGAAATCAAATGCCCGCATTGCGGTAAGGCCTTTAAAATTGATGAATCAGGCTATGCCGATATTTTAAAACAAGTGCGCGACAGTGAGTTTGAGCAACAAATTCACGACCGATTAGCCTTGGCTGAAAAAGACAAGCACAATGCGATTGAATTGGCGAAAGAACAACTGATGCGTCAGTTGGAAAAAACCAGTTCAGAGCGCGAGGGTAAAATCCAAGACTTGCAAGCCAAGCTGGAGGCGGCGGAGCTAAACAAAAACCTAGCGGTATCCGAGTCGATTAAACAGGTTGAAAGGGAACGTGATGCACTGGCCAATCAACTACAGCAAACTCAAAAAGAAGTCGAGATGACCGCGCAATTAGCCAGCAGTAATCTGCTGCGTGAACTCCAAGAAGCCGAAGCCAAAAAGGACGCGGAAATTCAACGTCTAAAAGCCCAGCTTGAGGCCACCGCGACCCAGCAAAAACTGGCGGTTCAAGACGCGGTGAGTCAACTGAATCAAGAGCGCCACCAGCTGCAAACCTCACTAGAAAAAGCCACCCTAGAAAAGCAACTGTCGGAACAGGCGCTGAAAGCGCGTTATGAAATACAGCTTAAAGACCGAGATGAAGCGATTGAACGCTTAAAAGACATGAAAGCCAAACTCTCGACCAAAATGGTGGGTGAAACCCTAGAACAGCATTGTGAAACTGAGTTTAATCGCCTGCGCGCCACCGCGTTCCCACTGGCGTATTTCGAAAAAGACAATGATGCCAGCCGTGGCAGTAAAGGCGATTATATCTTCCGTGATAAAGATGCTAACGGAACCGAAATCGTGTCGATTATGTTTGAAATGAAAAACGAAACCGACACCACTGCCACCAAAAAGAAAAACGAAGATTTTTTAAAAGAACTCGATAAAGACCGCAATGAAAAAGGGTGTGAATATGCGGTGCTGGTGTCCTTGCTCGAAGCGGACAACGAGTTTTATAACACCGGCATTGCCGATATGTCCTATCGCTATCCAAAAATGTATGTGATCCGCCCGCAGTTTTTTATTCCGATGATTACCTTACTGCGCAATGCGGCGATGAAATCGCTTGAATACAAAACGGAGCTCGCGTTGGTCAAAGCGCAGAATATTGATGTCACGAACTTTGAAGAAGACCTAGAAGCGTTCAAATCCGGCTTTGCACGAAACTATGAGCTGGCAGAGAAAAAGTTTAAAACCGCGATTGATGAGATTGATAAAACCATCACCCACCTGCAAAAAACCAAAGAGGCGCTGCTAGGCTCGGAGAATAACCTGCGGATCGCCAATAACAAAGCACAAGATGTGACGGTGAAAAAGCTCACCCGCAAGAATCCAACGATGAAAGCGATGTTTGATGAGTTGAACAATTAA